Genomic DNA from Scatophagus argus isolate fScaArg1 chromosome 15, fScaArg1.pri, whole genome shotgun sequence:
aaagacaaagaagggGAGAAGCTAATGTTCACTACCGGTGTATTCAGCAGTACTAGCAACGCTTTCACATTATATTGATGATTTAATTTACTCTTAAAACTGCAATTCAGAACTTTTCTCTCCCCCTTATGGTAGTGTGAGTATAACTACACAAACACTATTGACATACTTATGATGGCATAGGCTCCACCATACTTCTGTTTGCTGTACCAGCATGGTAAAGTCGCCGGAGTCTCCAGgtttaaaaactggtatatagcAAAACAGAGGTGACTATACACTTCCGTGACTACCACTGTGTGACAGCgaggctgctgcagagaagAGTGAAAGAAACAGCGCAGTACACCACATTTCCACATGAGTGTGATAGTGCACGTCTCTCACCTTGATGCGGACCTCGTTCGCCTCTGGTGGGGCAACTTCAATCTCTTCAATGACCAAAGGCTTGTTGGGCTCCCAGGCCACTGCTGCCTTGCATTTGATGACCTATTGGGCAGTGACCACATGAAATGACCCAGCATGTGGTATGACACACCTCGTTCAAGACTGTTGCTTTTAAATCATGCTAGTAAGTGTTTCCAGTAAAAGAGCCACAATCTCATAGTGACTGGATAGTTTCAAACTTTGACCCCAGTCAAAACAGGACAAGAGTTATTTCGAGAGACAGAGATATAaataagagacagaaagaaagggtACTTTAATGTTAAGCTACTGCAAAGTACAGGTAATACATGTATCAAATATCACAGAAAACActtattcacattttcatcagGATGAACTCAGTATTACATCTTCCACACTCAAACCACTGAAACAGCCTCATGTACACCCAATCCAGAGGCACATTCTAATGAAGAATATTCACACATCCTATTCaattgctttttgtttcattattataTATATCACCCTAATTTTTGCCATGTGTGCATCTATACATTCACATAACTATGAGTGCCTACACGTTGAAATATACTTACCTTCCCAGCTGTGGCCATTTTTGtcacaaaaagagaacaaaaagatgagagaagagTTTTGAGAGGACCGAAGCTGCAGGGCAGGAGTTCCGGGGGCCAAGAGATTCTGGATTTGAGGATTATATGCTAAAGCAACATATGACAGGCAGACCTTCAGTTGGCACAGACTTCTTATCAGTTCCTTGACTTCCCACTGACGGAAATCAAGGCATGTGTACAGCCTGCATAGCAACCACACTTTCAGAAGTGAGGGTTGCAAAAGGGTTCTTCATAAAGAGATCTGACTCCAAAGAACCCTTTTCTCTTGGAAAATTTGCAGAGGGTTTCTTATGGAGGAAAATGGTTATATCAAGAAGTCATTCTATTTTAAGAGCCCTTCATGAAGGGGAGTTCCTGAAGAAACCTTTGGAAGGAAAATACCGTTTCTATTGTGTGCTAATGTTGGTTTGATGAACACAGCTATAGTTAATTAATAACGAGTTTACAACTCCTTTATTAGAGACATCTGTGTCACTGCCATATGGGAGGTTCATTAATTCTAGTTACCAGTTACCATGGaactgtgtatatatatcttatatttttttccccctatcttttcattttcttggttgcGAAAactgcaatgtctgtaagaaagaacAAGTTCCCCtgggggataaataaaggaattgtGATTCTGAGTTAATatgattaaatacatttaataaaataaaaattaaataaattaatatgacAGGATTTTTCATATGGGAGAAATACCAAACCAAATTTcaagcattttcattttattagaGTGAGATTTATGTGACTTTGAAGTAGGCAGAAAAGATAAATCACTCAACAGCTTCACTTAGTTCATCACACAACTCAATCTCTGTGTTAAGAACATTTGAAATCCTCTTTTCCTGATAGTGTAAAAGTGCTGGTGGGTGGATCTTGTCACCTTTGGACAGTCAGGCCTGCTGTTgccatttgtctttattttaagcCAAACTATGTAGCTGCTAGCTCCTGCTACTCACTGTACAGATACAGTGGTATGgaatttcttatttttcttattttcttatccTAACGGCAAGCAATAAGTACATGTCCTCAAACCATTCAGTGGAAATAACTTCATAACATGTGATCAGGAAAAGTTGGACTATATCAGTGATAAATAAGTTTAATGCTTATCTTACTATAGTTATTTATCATTAACTTATTTACCACTTGCTCTTAAACTTTTAGTTACTGGTCAAAGTCTGGGTGTctcacatgcagcagcagtgtgactCTGCTCTGCCTATGATGAAACCTTATTGCTTGATGCAAGATTTGATTGGCTGTAATTGCCACACCCTCTGCTtctgacctctctctctcttttaggTCACAGGCCAATCACCATTGCCTGCCATTGACTGAATGTGGGCAGTGCAggatgtgacacacacaggaaaagggGTCACCCACACGCATCTTTGTCATTAGTTGAGGTCGTGACTTCATTCACCAAGGTTCATTGTAGTTGAACTCCACATGAAGCCAAGATGTGAATTTGTTTTGCCATCCGAGGCAAACATGTATTCACCCCTTTGCTCTCGTAGAGTGAAAGTGATCTAGAGGTGAATATTCTCCAATGTTGATTTCATTTGGATGTCTGAGTACTGCCACAGTCCCACTCCTGCCTGGAAACCACATCAGATCTTCTCAACCCTTCCTGGTTCTCTGGACTCACTCTGCTTTGCCACCCCCCCTGCCCTCCCTGCTCAACTCCACAGCTCATGCATTAGCAAATGCCATTAAATGCAACTCCAACTcctggtttctgtctctgtcctctgcatTTGGGTTCACTTCACTAGTAGCAGGTACCCATTTTGACTTCATAGTGCGCTGTCACTCTTAAGTACTCAAAAAACTTGTGACACCTAGTGCATTTAACCAGTTGTGGACTACTAAAGAGAAAGGGGCGGCAGGAATATGTCAATGAGCgtgcttaaaaacaaaagaagatggAGAGTTCAACCACTCACAGAGCTGGATTTGTTCCCCGTGACTTCATCCAGCTATGAAAAAATTATTCACTCGCAGGAATGATGGAGAGGTGAGAATGTGAGGGATGTGGAAAGTGGAGATTGTGACTTGAGTTAATAAAGGGATATTAAATGGAACTAAATATAACTCAAAGATTAATCAAGTTGAGGACAACTAACACTTGTTACTGTatatgcaataaaataaaacttttgagTGATAAGCTGATACTTTATCAATACATCTGTTCAACAAGCATACAGatgtaaatatgtgaaataGCAATATTTTAGTCTGCAGTCTCTCATCACATGTTTTACACAAGTGTCCTTGTTTGGCCAATGGTGAGTTGCTACAAACACGCTAAAACAAAAGCTATTCTTAAAAGTTGGCTGCTTGCTGAGATGTACAAGAGCAGTAAGTGACCTGCAGGCAGTGAATCACCtcagctgcacagagaaaaggaCATGAAGAGCATGAAGAATGACTGATATCAACTGATGTCTGTAttctttatttagtttatttagtgGCTTTGGTGTTGTAAACATTATCAGTTGTTCtagaaacatttatttataattaaaatgtaaacatattcTAATCTTGTTCTGAGCTTATTCTTTGttgaaacaacatttaaaaaaaaactaaacaattaTTCAGTAACATAAAAGAGATAAGAGATTTGATTTTTATGAGCACATATTAACATGAGCTGAACATATTTTCACAATAAGCTGACACTTCAAGACTGGTTGTCTCGTCTGCTCAGAAGTATCGAAATAACATCACCTACataatttgattgttttttcctcaaagGAGAACGCAAGACAAGTGATTTTCATGAGAGACGTGTGCACACTCATCACACTAAATACGGTGCAACACAGAATTTAATAACATGACGCAGACATCGATAAAAACAATTCCTGTgacatgcaacacaacacaacaaaatcagAACAGCAACATGAAAGCAACAGGTCCCATCTGCTTATGTGAACACTGCAGATGTTTCTCACCATCTGCACATAATTCACTGAAAAGCATTGATTGTTCGAGGTCAGTCATGTATGTTGTGCTTCATTTGATAGAACTCTTAATTGTGTGCACTCTATTGTGTGTATGAATATTGTGTTATCATTCAGTGcaacagagctgcagctcaTCCAATCATGTGGGGTCACTGAAAGCAACACAGGGGTCTTATTGTGGTGAAACACTCAGGACTGTCCGGATGCTGCGGAGtagaaacaacagaaattagAATACTTGCACTTATTAATTCTTCACCTGTGTAACTAGTTAGTGAAGTTCCTGAATGGTGGACAAAGTATGGGAGTGTAAACCTACCATTTGCCATGCTTCATCAGTTCAATGGCATCATTGACCTGGTCCAAGTTCATGCTATGAGTAATGAACTCATCCAGCTTCACCTTCTTGTCCAGGTAGGCTTTAACCATCTGAGGCACTCCATCCTTACTCTTAAATCCTGAGCcatggagaacacacacataatgaaaaCTAGCACACTAGAGTCCTCATTTAGTAATACTTGTTGAATGATTGCAGGGGTCGAGCCTGCAGCCATATATTCACTGTCATAGCACAGAAAGTACAAATATACAAGAAATGCTTTTGGTTATCAGTCAAGAAAAGAATGCCAACTTTACTGTACATGAGCTGAATGGCTAATCCAATTTTGATAAGCTAAATATGACTCAGATGTCTTTCCCAGTTTGACGCAGTTAACCAATATGTCAATGCAAAACTAAAACTACTTAGTCACATTAACTAAAAAGCAAAacccaacacaaacaaaaacttctTTCCATTGAGGTCACTTTAGGATGAGGGATATCATCCATTGTTCCATTACAGTGTCAGTGAAAAGTTTCTCTTTGCATTCATCAGGAAACTGTCGCCCTGCAGCCATATTAACATCCTGTCTCTCCTGGTAGGCTCTTATTACATAAGACGCACCTTCTTGAGATTGACAATCAATTAAAAAGCGACAAATTACAACCCATGAGCATGACAGTGATAAAGATGCTATGACTTAGGGGGTATGCTCATGGAGTATTGGACAGAGAGGGGTCTCACCTCCAAACAGGGAGCCCTTCCATGTGCGTCCGGCGATGAGCTGAATTGGTCGGGCAGAAAAGTCGTACATGTCAGTCCAACCAACCAGCACACTGACACCCCAACCCTTAATACAAGACTCCAAGGCACTGCGCTGGAGGGAGAAACAGTACAAAGTCAGTGGGCTTGTAACTGCAGGGTTTCAAATCTGAGAAATAAGCTGTCAATAAGCTATCAGCTGAGAAAATGTCTGCTTTAATAGTTAGATAACAGTCCTCTCAGAAAGAATCTAAAACCTGACACACTTTTGTGAGTCAAATTATATCAAATCTTTATGCAAACTTTCTGGCTTACCATAACTCCCACATTCCCAACACATTCCAGGGAGAAGTCCACTCCTCCATTGGTCATCTCAGACAGCACTTGGCTGATGGGTTTATTGTGATCCTTGGGATTCACAAAGTCGGTTGCACCAAACACTTTGGCCTTCTCAAACTTTTCTGGATTGATGTCAACAGCAATAATCTTCTTGGCTCCTGCAGCCTTGCATCCCATGACTGCAGCCAAACCCACAGCGCCCAGGCCAAACACAGCACATGTGGAGTCCGGTTCTACCTGAAGTAAAACAGACTTTGGTCAACAGGGCATTTTTGGCAGGTTGGACTTCTAAATGCAGCGTACAGTAATGAGCACTACATCTCCCTGAATACTGTGGTGACACAAGCAGTTACACACCTTAGCAGTATTGACTGCTGCTCCAAATCCAGTGCAGATCCCACACCCAAGGAGACAGACTTTGTCCAGAGGGGCAGCGGGGTCGATCTTAGCCACAGCGATCTGGTTAATCACAGTGTACTCAGAGAAGGTACTAGTTCCCATAAACTGCAACACCTTCTTGCCCTTACAGGTAAACCTGGACTCTGCCGATGACATCACATCATGACTATCAGCAGCCCTGAACAgaaaatttattaaaattaaaatgcagccTGTGgcaaaatgtttgcattgttCCCACTTGGATAGAGGGTGTAAAGGATGTTTGTTAATGAGTGATGTGTCATCAAATGAAACATCAAAGATTCTATTCTATGTATTCATCAGACAACACCACAAGTTGCCTCACTGACATAGCAAACACTATGGCATGTGTAGAGACATACATGTGTACAATGTTAATTGACCATCAAAATGGGTCTTTGACCTCATGAACACCTCCTGGATGTATGGCATTTGtgataagaagaaaaagatgagctCACCATCCTTTCTCACACTGGTTGGTCTTAGGGCTCTTGCAGAAGCGACAGTCTCTACACTGGGAGATGAACAGAGGGATAACTTTGTctcctgaaa
This window encodes:
- the LOC124072307 gene encoding alcohol dehydrogenase 1, which gives rise to MSTAGKIIKCKAAVAWEPNKPLVIEEIEVAPPQANEVRIKIVATGVCHTDLYHLFEGMHKDGFPAVLGHEGAGIVESVGPGVTEFQPGDKVIPLFISQCRDCRFCKSPKTNQCEKGWAADSHDVMSSAESRFTCKGKKVLQFMGTSTFSEYTVINQIAVAKIDPAAPLDKVCLLGCGICTGFGAAVNTAKVEPDSTCAVFGLGAVGLAAVMGCKAAGAKKIIAVDINPEKFEKAKVFGATDFVNPKDHNKPISQVLSEMTNGGVDFSLECVGNVGVMRSALESCIKGWGVSVLVGWTDMYDFSARPIQLIAGRTWKGSLFGGFKSKDGVPQMVKAYLDKKVKLDEFITHSMNLDQVNDAIELMKHGKCIRTVLSVSPQ